From Erigeron canadensis isolate Cc75 chromosome 8, C_canadensis_v1, whole genome shotgun sequence, one genomic window encodes:
- the LOC122578948 gene encoding MFP1 attachment factor 1-like — MTDQTEEQTAAAASASGEQEPPSIEETTKKLETVSFSIWPPTQRTRDAVIKRLIESLSGKSVLSDRYGQIPITEAEVISRRIEEESFTAAGGSSPPAAGDDGIEILQVYSKEISKRMLDTAKARSGNVTSSVNEESDNDGASAVVTKDEESEA, encoded by the coding sequence atgacAGACCAAACAGAAGAAcaaaccgccgccgccgccTCCGCCTCCGGAGAACAAGAGCCACCATCAATCGAAGAAACAACTAAAAAGCTCGAAACGGTGTCGTTCAGCATTTGGCCACCAACACAACGAACACGCGATGCCGTCATCAAACGTCTCATCGAATCTCTCTCCGGCAAATCCGTCCTTTCCGATCGGTACGGCCAGATCCCAATCACCGAAGCTGAGGTCATCAGTCGCCGGATCGAAGAAGAATCATTCACTGCCGCCGGCGGATCTTCTCCTCCGGCCGCCGGAGATGATGGAATCGAGATCTTGCAGGTTTACTCTAAGGAAATCAGTAAGAGAATGCTGGACACTGCTAAGGCTAGATCTGGAAATGTGACGTCATCTGTGAATGAAGAAAGTGATAATGATGGTGCTAGTGCTGTTGTTACTAAAGATGAGGAAAGTGAGGCTTGA
- the LOC122580573 gene encoding cytochrome P450 81Q32-like, producing the protein MDQRLFYYILPFFSFLPLLFLSKFFLQRQRNPKNLPPSPASFPIIGHFHLIKHSLHRSLQKLSIKYGPVFTLQFGSRLVLVLSSPFVVEQCFTQCGNFLKDRGLFFINEKNKKYDYTSMIVAPYGPYWQKLRRITTLELFSITRLNTYSNVRQDEIQSLIKTLLLGIVHDKYTKVGLRPRLQDLSFNIIMRIVSGKRNFDPELNSLMEILDFREMIKEIMKGRRNVKYRTDILPFLQWMDFHGMKMTLLRLKAKKDALSKDLVDEYRKKDGVSNKEMIDAIMLSLQESNLVNYSDQILKGIMLTLLLVGTDNSAATIEWAMSFLLNHPHILQKARAEIDEHVGQDHLVDETDLCKLKYLQNIVNETLRLFPTTPLFVPHESSTSCTIGGYYVPNGTMLLVNTWAIHRDPTVWDDPTSFKPERFERQVGEGYNYMPFGMGKRQCSGAGLANRVIGMALGSLIQCFEWKRVSEKLVDLNEAKGLVMQKSKPLEAMCKARECMFNVLSKVLAAS; encoded by the exons ATGGATCAACGCCTGTTTTATTATATCCTCCCCTTTTTCTCATTTCTCCCTCTTTTGTTTCTTTCCAAATTCTTTCTGCAACGACAAAGAAATCCGAAAAATCTCCCTCCAAGCCCTGCTTCTTTCCCAATAATCGGCCATTTCCATCTTATTAAACACTCCTTACATCGATCATTACAAAAGCTTAGTATAAAATACGGTCCTGTTTTCACCCTCCAATTCGGGTCACgccttgttcttgttctttcCTCACCATTCGTGGTCGAACAATGCTTTACACAATGTGGTAATTTCTTGAAAGACCGCGGCCTTTTTTTTATCAacgaaaagaacaaaaaatacgATTATACCTCCATGATCGTAGCCCCTTATGGCCCATATTGGCAAAAGCTTCGTCGCATCACAACCTTAGAACTCTTTTCAATCACCCGGCTCAATACTTATTCTAACGTTCGACAAGATGAAATCCAATCGTTAATCAAGACTTTATTACTAGGAATTGTTcatgataaatatacaaaagtGGGATTAAGGCCAAGGTTACAAGATTTGTCATTTAACATCATTATGAGAATAGTTTCGGGCAAAAGAAACTTCGATCCTGAACTAAATTCTTTGATGGAAATTCTTGATTTTCGAGAGATGATTAAGGAGATCATGAAGGGTCGTCGTAATGTGAAGTATCGAACGGATATTTTACCATTTTTACAGTGGATGGATTTTCATGGTATGAAGATGACATTGTTGAGATTAAAGGCTAAAAAAGATGCATTATCAAAAGATTTGGTGGATGAATATAGGAAAAAAGATGGAGTATCTAACAAGGAAATGATTGATGCCATTATGCTTTCTTTGCAAGAATCAAATCTAGTGAATTACTCTGATCAAATACTCAAGGGGATTATGTTG ACACTACTACTTGTGGGTACGGATAACTCAGCAGCAACAATAGAATGGGCTATGTCGTTTCTCTTGAACCACCCTCACATTCTACAGAAAGCTCGAGCAGAAATCGATGAACATGTAGGACAAGACCATTTGGTAGACGAAACAGATCTTTGTAAGCTAAAATACTTACAAAACATAGTTAACGAGACACTTAGATTATTTCCCACAACACCACTTTTCGTGCCACACGAGTCCTCCACAAGTTGCACCATAGGAGGCTACTATGTACCTAACGGAACGATGCTATTGGTGAACACTTGGGCTATACATAGGGACCCAACAGTGTGGGACGATCCTACAAGTTTCAAACCGGAAAGGTTTGAAAGGCAAGTTGGTGAAGGATATAATTACATGCCATTTGGGATGGGTAAGAGGCAATGTTCTGGAGCTGGGCTTGCTAATAGAGTGATTGGTATGGCTTTAGGTTCATTGATTCAATGTTTTGAGTGGAAACGGGTTAGTGAAAAGTTAGTTGACTTGAATGAAGCTAAAGGGTTAGTTATGCAAAAGAGTAAGCCATTAGAGGCTATGTGTAAAGCAAGAGAATGTATGTTTAATGTTCTATCAAAAGTGTTAGCTGCttcataa
- the LOC122579489 gene encoding probable sucrose-phosphate synthase 4, with the protein MARNEWINGYLEAILDVGANFKSQKGVDTKLKIEKLQENVKRDKHFNPTNYFVEEVVNSVDESDLHQTWIKVIATRNTHERSNRLENMCWRIWHLTRKKKKIATEAAQKLAKRRLEREKGRHDAAEDLSELSEGEKEKSETQTVNKISRINSEMIMWSDENKSRQLYIVLVSIHGLVRGENMELGRDSDTGGQVKYVVELAKALADMEGVIRVDLLTRQIACPDVDYGYGEPIEMLSSPPEGSGNCGAYIVRIPCGPRDKYIFKESLWPYIPEFVDGALSHVVNMARALGEQFDGGKPMWPYVIHGHYADAGEVAARLSGSLNVPMVLTGHSLGRNKFEQLLKQGRLTKEDINSTYKIMRRIEGEELALDCAEMVVTSTRQEIEEQWGLYDGFDVKLERKLRVRRRRGVSGYGRNMPRMVVIPPGMDFSYVKAEDSTEGDGDLLSIIGRDRAQNKRAVPSIWTEIMRFFTNPHKPMILALSRPDPKKNVTTLLKAFGECKPLRELANLTLILGNRDDIEDMSSSSSVVLTTVLKLIDRYDLYGQVAYPKHHKQVDVPDIYRLAAKTKGVFINPALVEPFGLTIIEASAYGLPVVATKNGGPVDILKALNNGLLVDPHDQKAIEDALLKLVSDKYLWADCRKHGLKNIHRFSWPEHCKNYLSHLEHCRNRHPTTRQKIIPTKEEPMSDSLRDVDDISLRFSIDGDFKPNGDLDPASRQKELIDTFTRMSVSNRKSSMSYSPGRRQALYIIATDAYDTNGDFTEVLPIVVKNVMKLADENSGQIGFILSTGLSLQETKEVLKRCQVSLDKFDALVCSSGSELYYPWRDVTADEDYHNHTEYRWPQENVRSTIMRIGRLENEDEDNMTEETKTSSSRCYTYMIKPGAKTRRVDDLRQRLRMRGFRCNAVFTQAANMLNVIPLFASRAQALRYLSISWGMDLTKMIVFVGEKGDTDYEDLLAGLHKAVILKGSVEYGSEKLLRSAESFKKDDMVPPENSNIVISNGYEVHDITAALETLGIN; encoded by the exons ATGGCAAGGAACGAATGGATAAACGGCTACTTGGAAGCCATATTGGATGTAGGAGCAAATTTTAAGAGCCAAAAAGGAGTTGATACAAAGTTGAAGATAGAAAAACTTCAAGAAAACGTTAAGCGTGATAAACACTTCAATCCGACAAATTACTTTGTCGAAGAAGTTGTTAATAGCGTCGATGAATCTGACCTCCACCAAACTTGGATCAAG GTGATTGCAACAAGGAACACTCATGAAAGAAGCAATAGGCTTGAGAATATGTGCTGGCGGATTTGGCATCTTACCCGTAAGAAGAAGAAG ATAGCAACAGAAGCTGCACAAAAACTAGCAAAGCGTCGTCTTGAAAGGGAGAAAGGTCGCCATGATGCTGCAGAAGATCTTTCAGAGCTTTCAGAAGGCGAAAAGGAAAAAAGTGAAACTCAGACAGTTAACAAGATTTCAAGAATAAACTCCGAGATGATAATGTGGTCAGACGAGAATAAATCTCGCcaactttacattgttcttgtcAG CATTCATGGGCTGGTGCGAGGCGAAAACATGGAACTTGGGAGAGATTCTGACACTGGTGGGCAGGTGAAATATGTGGTTGAACTTGCAAAAGCATTGGCTGATATGGAAGGAGTCATACGGGTTGATCTGCTAACTAGACAAATAGCATGCCCAGATGTCGACTATGGTTATGGTGAGCCCATTGAGATGCTCTCTTCCCCACCTGAAGGTTCCGGTAATTGTGGGGCCTATATCGTTCGTATCCCTTGTGGACCTCGTGACAA GTATATATTCAAAGAGTCCTTATGGCCTTACATACCAGAATTTGTTGATGGGGCACTAAGCCACGTTGTGAACATGGCAAGAGCTTTAGGAGAGCAGTTTGATGGTGGGAAGCCGATGTGGCCATATGTGATTCATGGTCACTATGCAGACGCAGGTGAAGTTGCAGCCCGTTTGTCTGGCTCCCTAAATGTGCCTATGGTACTAACTGGGCACTCACTCGGGAGAAACAAGTTTGAGCAGCTATTGAAACAAGGAAGGCTTACTAAAGAAGACATCAATTCAACTTACAAGATAATGAGAAGGATTGAAGGTGAAGAGTTGGCATTGGATTGTGCTGAAATGGTGGTCACTAGCACAAGGCAAGAAATTGAAGAGCAATGGGGTTTGTACGATGGTTTTGATGTTAAGCTCGAGAGGAAGCTTAGGGTTAGGAGACGAAGAGGAGTGAGCGGCTATGGACGAAACATGCCTAGGATGGTG GTGATACCTCCAGGCATGGACTTCAGCTACGTCAAGGCAGAAGATTCGACAGAAGGTGATGGGGATCTTTTATCGATAATTGGCCGTGATAGAGCTCAGAACAAAAGGGCGGTACCTTCCATATGGACTGAG ATAATGAGGTTTTTCACAAATCCACATAAACCCATGATTTTAGCATTGTCTAGACCGGATCCTAAGAAAAACGTCACCACTTTGCTTAAAGCTTTTGGAGAATGTAAACCCCTTCGAGAGCTAGCCAACTTG ACGCTTATACTTGGGAACAGAGATGACATAGAAGATATGTCGAGTAGCAGCTCAGTTGTTCTTACCACGGTTCTGAAGCTGATTGACAGGTACGACTTGTATGGACAGGTAGCATATCCAAAGCATCATAAGCAAGTCGATGTGCCTGACATATATCGTCTTGCTGCAAAGACCAAG GGGGTCTTCATCAACCCAGCTCTAGTGGAACCATTCGGCCTGACTATCATAGAG GCATCCGCTTATGGTTTGCCAGTCGTGGCAACAAAGAACGGTGGGCCAGTTGATATACTCAAG GCACTAAATAACGGTCTTCTAGTTGACCCACATGACCAAAAAGCCATTGAAGATGCTCTCTTGAAGCTTGTTTCTGACAAATACCTATGGGCTGACTGCCGTAAGCATGGCCTAAAGAATATCCATCGTTTCTCATGGCCCGAACACTGCAAGAATTACCTCTCCCATCTTGAACATTGCAGAAATCGTCATCCCACTACCCGTCAGAAGATAATACCTACTAAAGAAGAACCAATGAGTGATTCATTAAGggatgttgatgacatttcatTGAGGTTCTCTATAGATGGTGACTTTAAGCCCAATGGAGACTTGGATCCAGCAAGCAGGCAGAAAGAACTCATAGATACTTTCACCAGAATGTCTGTCTCTAATAGAAAATCAAGCATGAGCTACAGTCCTGGAAGACGTCAGGCACTATACATAATAGCCACCGACGCTTATGATACCAATGGAGACTTCACCGAGGTCTTGCCAATTGTAGTAAAAAATGTGATGAAACTTGCAGATGAAAATTCTGGGCAGATAGGTTTTATACTGTCGACAGGATTAAGTTTACAAGAAACGAAGGAAGTATTGAAAAGATGCCAAGTCAGCCTAGACAAATTTGATGCATTGGTTTGCAGTAGTGGAAGTGAACTATACTACCCGTGGAGAGATGTTACCGCTGATGAAGACTATCATAACCATACAGAGTACCGATGGCCACAAGAAAATGTGAGATCAACAATAATGAGGATTGGTAGGCTAGAAAATGAGGATGAAGACAACATGACAGAAGAAACGAAGACATCAAGCTCCCGTTGTTACACATACATGATCAAACCAGGAGCCAAG ACGCGCAGGGTGGATGATCTGCGCCAGAGGCTGCGGATGAGAGGTTTTCGTTGCAATGCCGTCTTCACACAGGCTGCAAACATGTTAAATGTGATTCCATTATTTGCATCAAGGGCCCAAGCATTAAG ATATCTATCAATTAGCTGGGGAATGGATCTCACCAAAATGATTGTATTTGTGGGAGAAAAAGGAGATACAGACTACGAAGACCTCCTTGCTGGCCTCCACAAGGCTGTTATTCTTAAGGGTTCGGTAGAATATGGCAGTGAGAAGCTTCTTCGCAGTGCAGAAAGTTTTAAAAAAGACGACATGGTCCCTCCCGAAAACTCCAACATAGTCATTTCAAACGGGTATGAAGTCCATGATATCACTGCAGCTTTGGAGACTCTTGGGATCAACTGA